Part of the Intestinibacillus sp. Marseille-P6563 genome is shown below.
TAAGGGCTGTCTTTGCTGATATTCTCCGAATGACCAATCAGCAGATAGCCGCCAGGATTGCTTGCATTATAAAACCGCTGGATGAGCGCATCCTTGGTCGGCTGGTCGAAATAAATCATGACGTTCCGGCAAAAGATCACATCGAATTTTAGCTTAAACCGGATGGGGTCCATCAGGTTAAAGGTGCGGAAAATTACGTTGCGGCGAATTTCCGGGGTCACGGTATACATACCGCTGCCATCCTTGCGCTTGACAAAATAGCGCGTACGCCAGGACGGCGGGATATCGACCGGCAGTTCATAAGACGGATCCTTGGCCTGAGACAAAACCCGCTGCGAAATATCGGTTGCCAGAACGCGGGTATCCCAGGCCCCGGCATTGGCCCCCAGATATTCCTTGATGCACATGGAAATAT
Proteins encoded:
- a CDS encoding CheR family methyltransferase, encoding MMQLSDSDFHRLVRFVQDNYGINLKQKRLLINSRLSATLQAQGYHDFKGFVDDLLKKKDKEHIELLLNKLTTNYTYFMREKDHYQFFMDTILPDITKRNERKKVLSIWSAGCSTGEEPYNISMCIKEYLGANAGAWDTRVLATDISQRVLSQAKDPSYELPVDIPPSWRTRYFVKRKDGSGMYTVTPEIRRNVIFRTFNLMDPIRFKLKFDVIFCRNVMIYFDQPTKDALIQRFYNASNPGGYLLIGHSENISKDSPYRMLRPATFRKD